TGAAGAACGGCTCAAAAATGCGCTTCGCGTTCCCGTCTGAGATACCTGAGCCATTGTCTTGCACAACCAACGTTCCGTCGTAGGAAACGGACACGTCAGTCGCGCCGTGTGCGGTTGCGTTGCCAATGAGATGATCCAAAACCAAGCGCAGCGCGTCTTCAGAGAGCGGTACAAGGCCGTCCTCGATCACCTCACCCCCCTGCGCAACATCAGACAGTAAAACTTGCCCGCGGGCGGCAGGTTCTTGTGCCTGTGCAAGCGTGCGCTGCGCATCCAAGAGCGCGGTCATCCGTTCAACAGATGCCTCGATCCGTTCCAACAAACGTTCATGTTCATCTTTAGGCAAATCGGGCATGGCCAAAAGTTCGGCAGCCCCACGCACAACAGTTAAGGGCGATTTCAGCTCATGCGTGACGTGATCTGCGTAGCTGCGCAGAACCACCTCACGGTTTTGCAAAGCGCGGCCCATATCAAGGAACGATTGCCCAAGCGCTTGCATGTCCGATGTCCCATAATGCGCCAACGGGTCAAGCGCATCAGTTGCGTTCTGGCGCAAACCAGAAACGCGGTCGCGCATCGCGAGGACCGGCCGTAGCAACAACCGCCAAAGGGCCCAACCGGTAACAAATGTGGCAACCAGCACGCCAATCGCGGCGAGGTACACTGCTTCTTGGTAGCCCAAAACAGGCCACATATATCGCACAAAAAAGATACCGATAATCGGCAGCGACAGCACAACACACAGTGTCACTGCAACCACTAACCAAAGCGGCGGGCGCCATTTTACGACGATCCTTTTCACGCGCTTTTCACATCTGAACAAGGCCCCATACGAATGCCAATTCCATGCATCGTCTCAACGGAATCACCGCAACCCGCCGCATTCAATTTGGCGCGAAGGTTACGCAAGTGGCTGTCCATTGTCCGGTCGCTTACATGGACATTCACACCGTAGATGGCATCCACCAACGCAGGGCGCGAATGGACTTGGTCAGGCCGTGTCATCAGCTTCACCAGCAGATCCATTTCCCGCGCCGTCAATGTCACAATGTCCCCGCGCACACGGCAAAGGTGGCGACTTGGATCGACCTCCAGCACACCATGGCGCAGCGGTTGATCTTCTGCAGCGGTTCCACCGCGCCGCAAAATTGCTTTCACACGGGCAACCAATTCACGCGGACTGAACGGTTTGGGCAGATAGTCATCCGCCCCCATTTCAAGGCCAACGATACGGTCAATCTCGTCCCCTTGAGCCGTCAGAAACAAGATCGGCACATCGGAGTTCACCCTTACCGTGCGACAGACTTCCAATCCGTCCATTTCTGGCAATCCAATATCCAGAACCACCAGATCAGGCTTTAGTCGTGCAATTGCATCAAGCCCCGCACGCCCATCAGCGGCCTCTTTTGTCTGAAACCCCGCCTGGCCAAGCGCAATACGCACCACGTCGCGGATGTCGCCGTCATCATCAACAATCAGGATCGTCTGGCTCATTGCGCGGTCTCCTTGGAAAGCACCTTAGCGGTAACAATGCGCTTGGGAAACGGGCGAGTAGCATGGTCCAGCCACCAGCCGTCCAGTTGTAATTTTGAAGGCACGGCTTGGGTCAACGTCGTCATAGGTCTGCATCCTTTTCATTCGGGCTTGCCCCTTATGAAAAACGTTTGTGCAGACACATTATCGCGTTTGTGCAGTTTCCGTGCAGACCCTAAAGCGCGGCTTCAGCCGCCTCACGGATCGCGCGGATGTTGTCTCCGTAAACGTCCGGCGTCGCAACGGAGCCGCCACGAAACACCGCAGACCCCGCAACCAGAACGTCGGCACCGGCTCTGGCCACCAAAGGTGCCGTCGTCGGGTCGATGCCGCCATCCACCTGAATATGAATCGGACGATCACCAATCATCGCACGGCAACGCGCGACTTTATCAACCATTGAATGCGTAAATTTCTGGCCACCAAATCCCGGATTGATCGTCATTATCAGGATCATGTCGATGTCGTCGAGAATGTCGACCAACCCGTCCAACGGCGTCGTCATATTCACCGCAACGCCAGCAAGTTTTCCTTCCGCGCGCACGGACTGCAATGAGCGGTGCAAATGCGGGCCAGCCTCGGCGTGAACGGTAATCATGTCACTGCCCGCCTTGGCAAAATCGCCAATGTAAGGGTCGGCGGGCGAGATCATCAGATGCACATCCATGAAGGTTTTTACGTGCGGGCGAATGGCCGCCACGACATTTGGCCCAATCGTAAGGTTCGGCACAAAATGCCCATCCATAGGGTCCACATGGATCCAGTCAGCGCCTTGCGCCTCAACCGCTTGAATTTCAGCGCCTAGGTTGGCGAAGTCAGCGGACAAAATGGACGGTGCAATTTTGATAGAGCGATCAAATGACATGGGAATCCCCTGTGTGTTTAGCAGCTGTGGTTTTTCATCGTCTGCCTACCGCGCAGATCAACAGATGTCACGCGCCTCAATGCGCGGCTTTGCGCCGCGTGCAATCATACCTTGAGCATGGTAATTTGATTTTATGGAACAAATTAGCCTCTCCGCCAGCGACATATTCGGCTCTGATGAAGCCTTCGTTTTCAGCCGCGCCGAACTGGACATACGCCGCCCACCACAACTGCACGTACAAGACTTCCATGAAATGCTTTGGGTGCAAAACGGCACCGTGCGGCTACATACCCAAACCGGAAAACGTGATCTTAACGAAGGCGATTTGCTATTCATTTCACCCGACCAACCTCATGGACTTCAAGGGCGTCGCGCCAAAGGCGCGCACAAGAACGATGAAGCATCTATGGTCGTGTCCCTCGCCATTCGCCCCGGCGTTATCAAGGCCATTGGCAACCGTCACGACGACCTATCTGGTGTCGCGTTTTGGGGCCGTGGCATTGAAATCGCCCACCGGGATATTCGCCAGCTCGCCGCATTGAACCAAGCTGCGCTCCAATTAGAACGCAGCCCGCGCCGCAAACTGTTCCTTGAAGCGTTCATATTGCCTCTACTCATCGCGCTTGATCGCCCCCCTGAAGGGCTTTCGCCTGACGCGCCCGATTGGCTTATTTCTGCCTGCACCGCCGCGCAAAACCCTGATGTCTTTAGGAATGGTGCTGCGGGTTTCGTTGCTGCAACAGGGCGCGCGCATCCACATGTGTCGCGAACCATGCGCCGTTTCCTTGGAATCACCCCATCCGATTACATCAATACGCAACGCATGGAGTACGCCGCACGCAGGCTTACCGGCACATCCGATCCGCTTGCAGAAATAGCGGCAGACTGCGGGCTTCCAAACCTGTCGCACTTTCACAAACTGTTCCTCGCCTCGCACGGTGAAACACCACAACGCTACCGCCGCGCACGCCAACGCGAGCTTGTTCAGCCCCGCCCGTAACCTCGCGTAGCGAACCCTTAGGATGGCTTGCCAATGCGCCACACCCATGACAGGATTTCGCTTCACAACACGGTGCTGAAAATGCAAACGACAGACCCCATCAAAACCCACTTGCCGC
This Octadecabacter temperatus DNA region includes the following protein-coding sequences:
- a CDS encoding AraC family transcriptional regulator, which produces MEQISLSASDIFGSDEAFVFSRAELDIRRPPQLHVQDFHEMLWVQNGTVRLHTQTGKRDLNEGDLLFISPDQPHGLQGRRAKGAHKNDEASMVVSLAIRPGVIKAIGNRHDDLSGVAFWGRGIEIAHRDIRQLAALNQAALQLERSPRRKLFLEAFILPLLIALDRPPEGLSPDAPDWLISACTAAQNPDVFRNGAAGFVAATGRAHPHVSRTMRRFLGITPSDYINTQRMEYAARRLTGTSDPLAEIAADCGLPNLSHFHKLFLASHGETPQRYRRARQRELVQPRP
- a CDS encoding response regulator transcription factor, with the protein product MSQTILIVDDDGDIRDVVRIALGQAGFQTKEAADGRAGLDAIARLKPDLVVLDIGLPEMDGLEVCRTVRVNSDVPILFLTAQGDEIDRIVGLEMGADDYLPKPFSPRELVARVKAILRRGGTAAEDQPLRHGVLEVDPSRHLCRVRGDIVTLTAREMDLLVKLMTRPDQVHSRPALVDAIYGVNVHVSDRTMDSHLRNLRAKLNAAGCGDSVETMHGIGIRMGPCSDVKSA
- the rpe gene encoding ribulose-phosphate 3-epimerase, with protein sequence MSFDRSIKIAPSILSADFANLGAEIQAVEAQGADWIHVDPMDGHFVPNLTIGPNVVAAIRPHVKTFMDVHLMISPADPYIGDFAKAGSDMITVHAEAGPHLHRSLQSVRAEGKLAGVAVNMTTPLDGLVDILDDIDMILIMTINPGFGGQKFTHSMVDKVARCRAMIGDRPIHIQVDGGIDPTTAPLVARAGADVLVAGSAVFRGGSVATPDVYGDNIRAIREAAEAAL
- a CDS encoding sensor histidine kinase; this encodes MKRIVVKWRPPLWLVVAVTLCVVLSLPIIGIFFVRYMWPVLGYQEAVYLAAIGVLVATFVTGWALWRLLLRPVLAMRDRVSGLRQNATDALDPLAHYGTSDMQALGQSFLDMGRALQNREVVLRSYADHVTHELKSPLTVVRGAAELLAMPDLPKDEHERLLERIEASVERMTALLDAQRTLAQAQEPAARGQVLLSDVAQGGEVIEDGLVPLSEDALRLVLDHLIGNATAHGATDVSVSYDGTLVVQDNGSGISDGNAKRIFEPFFTTRREAGGTGMGLSIVRRTLDAHDAQITLVPSDLGARFEISF